Proteins encoded in a region of the Vibrio sp. CB1-14 genome:
- the motY gene encoding flagellar protein MotY codes for MKLKALLTTLLLPTLAIPTADAAMEKRYVATPTQSQWEMVSNTPLECRLVHPIPNFGDAEFVARASKKKNLDFELKMRRSMGETRNVSLVSMPPPWRPGDSADRITNLQFFKQFDGYVGGQAAWSILSELEKGRYPTFSYQDWQSRDERIEVSLSSVLFQTKYNVFSDCVANLLPYSFEDISFTILHYDRNSEQLNKTSQHRLQQIAEYVRFNQDIDLVLVSAFTDSSESKSESQQLSEKRATILQDYFHSLGLPKDRIQVQGYGKRRPIASNASPVGKAKNQRVVISFGRTEV; via the coding sequence ATGAAATTAAAAGCTTTACTTACCACATTACTCCTACCTACGCTGGCAATCCCAACGGCGGATGCGGCAATGGAAAAGCGCTATGTGGCAACGCCCACTCAGTCGCAGTGGGAAATGGTAAGTAACACACCGCTTGAGTGCCGCCTTGTACATCCGATCCCAAACTTTGGCGATGCGGAATTCGTCGCTCGCGCTAGCAAAAAGAAGAACCTTGATTTTGAACTTAAAATGCGCCGCTCGATGGGGGAAACGCGCAATGTAAGTTTAGTGTCGATGCCACCACCATGGCGTCCTGGTGACAGTGCTGACCGCATCACCAACTTGCAGTTCTTTAAACAGTTCGACGGTTACGTAGGTGGGCAAGCCGCTTGGAGCATCCTGAGTGAACTTGAAAAAGGTCGCTATCCAACGTTTAGCTACCAAGATTGGCAAAGCCGAGACGAGCGCATCGAAGTGTCACTATCTTCTGTGTTATTCCAGACTAAGTACAACGTGTTTAGTGATTGTGTCGCCAACTTGCTTCCGTACAGCTTTGAAGATATTTCTTTCACTATCTTGCACTATGACCGCAATAGTGAGCAGCTCAATAAGACCTCGCAACATCGTTTGCAGCAGATTGCTGAGTACGTGCGCTTTAACCAAGATATTGATTTAGTTTTAGTTTCTGCGTTTACTGATTCATCAGAGTCGAAGAGTGAAAGCCAGCAGTTATCGGAAAAACGTGCGACGATTTTACAGGACTACTTCCACTCTTTAGGGTTGCCGAAAGACCGCATTCAGGTGCAGGGTTATGGTAAGCGCAGGCCTATCGCGAGTAATGCATCGCCAGTGGGTAAAGCGAAGAACCAAAGGGTGGTGATTTCGTTTGGGCGGACTGAGGTGTAA
- the rnt gene encoding ribonuclease T produces the protein MSVENEALTLKKRFRGYFPVVVDVETAGFNASTDALLEICAITLKMDEEGNLEPATVMHYHIEPFEGANLEKEALEFNGIRDPFSPLRGAVSEQEALKEIYKVIRKEQKQHDCSRAIMVAHNANFDHSFVSAANERAKLKRVPFHPFATFDTATLSGLAFGQTVLAKACKVAGMEFDNKEAHSALYDTQKTAELFCRIVNKWKALGGWPIVDDNQE, from the coding sequence ATGTCTGTAGAAAACGAAGCACTTACCCTAAAAAAGCGATTCCGTGGTTACTTTCCCGTTGTTGTCGACGTGGAAACAGCAGGTTTTAATGCTAGCACTGATGCGTTACTGGAAATTTGTGCCATCACTTTAAAGATGGACGAAGAAGGTAACCTTGAACCTGCCACTGTGATGCACTATCACATTGAACCATTCGAAGGCGCGAACTTAGAAAAGGAAGCGCTGGAATTTAACGGTATTCGCGACCCATTCAGCCCACTTCGTGGTGCGGTGTCGGAGCAAGAAGCGTTAAAAGAGATCTACAAAGTGATTCGAAAAGAGCAAAAGCAACACGATTGCAGTCGCGCCATCATGGTGGCGCACAATGCGAACTTCGATCACAGTTTTGTGAGTGCGGCGAATGAACGTGCCAAACTTAAGCGCGTTCCGTTCCATCCGTTTGCTACCTTTGATACTGCCACTTTGAGCGGTCTCGCCTTTGGTCAAACGGTATTGGCAAAAGCTTGTAAAGTCGCAGGAATGGAGTTCGATAACAAGGAAGCCCACTCGGCTCTTTACGACACTCAAAAGACGGCTGAGCTGTTTTGCCGAATCGTCAACAAATGGAAGGCTCTTGGTGGCTGGCCGATTGTTGACGACAACCAAGAATAA
- a CDS encoding Na+/H+ antiporter family protein codes for MNPVVISVCIMLLLALMRVNVVVALTFSAIVGGVVSGMSLTDAVSAFEGGLGGGATIALSYAMLGTFAVAISKSGITDLLAQSVIKRIHGKESSAGTTGLKYAVLVALILVTMSSQNIIPVHIAFIPILIPPLLGVFAKLKLDRRLVACVLTFGLVTPYMVLPIGFGGIFLNNILLKNLHDNGLESITASQVPMAMLLPAAGMITGLLVAVLVSYRKPREYAETELTQIDEEPSHINKKNIVIAIAGIVAALAVQLTSGSMIIGALAGFMVFTFGGVIAWKETQDVFTKGVHMMAMIGFIMISAAGFAAVMKQTGGVETLVEALSTSIGDNKPLAALLMLIVGLLVTMGIGSSFSTIPIIATIYVPLALAFGFSPMATVALVGTAAALGDAGSPASDSTLGPTSGLNADGQHEHIWETVVPTFVHYNIPLIVFGWIAAMVL; via the coding sequence ATGAATCCTGTCGTTATTTCCGTTTGCATCATGCTGCTGCTCGCACTGATGCGCGTTAACGTTGTCGTTGCGTTAACATTCAGTGCCATTGTTGGTGGTGTCGTATCTGGTATGTCTTTGACTGATGCTGTTAGTGCCTTTGAAGGCGGCCTCGGCGGTGGTGCCACTATCGCACTTAGCTATGCGATGCTAGGTACCTTTGCTGTCGCAATTTCGAAATCTGGTATTACTGATCTACTTGCACAGAGCGTTATTAAACGCATCCATGGCAAAGAGAGTTCAGCAGGCACAACGGGTCTTAAATATGCGGTTCTTGTTGCGCTTATCTTAGTGACTATGTCGTCTCAGAACATTATTCCAGTTCATATCGCCTTTATCCCAATTTTGATCCCACCTTTGTTAGGCGTATTTGCAAAACTTAAGCTGGATCGTCGTCTAGTAGCGTGTGTGCTGACCTTTGGTCTAGTGACGCCTTATATGGTATTGCCTATTGGCTTTGGTGGTATCTTCCTAAACAACATTCTGCTTAAAAACCTGCACGACAATGGCCTTGAGTCAATAACAGCGTCACAAGTACCAATGGCGATGTTGTTGCCAGCTGCTGGCATGATCACCGGTCTTCTAGTGGCTGTGTTAGTTAGCTACCGTAAGCCTCGCGAATACGCAGAAACCGAGCTAACACAAATTGATGAAGAGCCTTCGCACATCAACAAAAAGAACATTGTTATTGCAATTGCAGGTATCGTTGCGGCTCTCGCTGTTCAACTAACCTCTGGCTCAATGATCATTGGTGCACTGGCTGGCTTCATGGTGTTCACTTTCGGCGGCGTGATCGCATGGAAAGAGACGCAAGATGTGTTCACTAAAGGTGTACACATGATGGCGATGATCGGCTTTATCATGATTTCAGCAGCAGGCTTTGCTGCAGTAATGAAACAAACTGGCGGCGTTGAAACGCTGGTTGAGGCACTATCAACAAGCATCGGTGACAACAAGCCACTTGCAGCACTGCTAATGCTGATTGTTGGTCTTCTGGTCACTATGGGTATTGGTTCTTCGTTCTCGACGATTCCAATCATTGCAACGATTTACGTGCCTCTAGCACTTGCATTTGGCTTCTCGCCAATGGCAACAGTAGCCCTTGTTGGTACTGCAGCTGCACTCGGTGACGCCGGTTCACCAGCTTCTGACTCAACCTTAGGTCCAACGTCTGGCCTAAACGCAGATGGTCAGCACGAACACATTTGGGAAACCGTGGTACCGACCTTTGTCCACTACAACATCCCACTGATTGTATTTGGTTGGATTGCGGCGATGGTGCTGTAG
- a CDS encoding DUF1244 domain-containing protein, with product MADFKYKDLPQEQQDKLDAAVFRRLLEHLDSNKDVQNIDLMILAGFCRNCFSKWYKAEAETAGLDLDIDDARERVYGMTYDEWKTNHQPKATPEQLAAFEARQAKK from the coding sequence GTGGCTGATTTCAAATATAAAGATCTACCTCAAGAGCAACAAGATAAGCTCGACGCTGCGGTATTTCGTCGCCTTCTAGAGCACCTAGACAGCAATAAAGATGTGCAAAACATCGACCTTATGATTTTGGCAGGGTTTTGCCGTAACTGTTTTAGCAAGTGGTATAAAGCCGAAGCAGAAACCGCTGGATTGGACTTAGACATTGATGACGCTCGCGAACGTGTTTACGGTATGACTTACGATGAATGGAAAACCAACCATCAACCAAAGGCAACGCCAGAACAGCTAGCAGCGTTTGAAGCAAGACAAGCAAAGAAATAG
- the vexH gene encoding vibriobactin export RND transporter permease subunit VexH codes for MLLSDVSVKRPVAAIVLSLLLCVFGIVSFSKLAVREMPDIENPVVSISTRYEGASATIIESQITSVIEDQLSGISGIDEIESTTRNSMSRITVTFELGYDLNTGVSDVRDAVARAQRSLPDEADDPLVFKNNGSGEASVYINLSSSEMDRTQLTDYVNRVLVDRFSLISGVSSVDVSGGLYQVMYIKLKPAYMAGRGVTTSDITSALRTENIESPGGEVRNDATVMSVRTARAYNTPIDFEYLVVKRASDNTPIYLKDVADVYVGAENENSTFKSDGVVNVSMGIVPQSDANPLEMADLVHKEVEQLQQFLPNGTRLAIDYDSTVFIDRSISEVYNTLFITGGLVILVLYIFIGQARATLIPAVTVPVSLISSFIAAYFFGFSINLITLMALILSIGLVVDDAIVVVENIFHHIERGESPLLAAYKGTREVGFAVIATTLVLVMVFLPISFMDGMIGLLFTEFSVLLAMSVIFSSLIALTLTPVLGSTILKANVKPNRFTQFVDRGFKKLERGYKLALAKALKLRWVAPIVIIACVGGSFQLMQQVPAQLTPSEDRGVIFAFVRGADATSYNRMAANMDIVEERLMPLLGQGFLKSFSIQSPAFGGNAGDQTGFVIMILEDWNDRDVTALEALGEARQALAGIADVKVYPFMPGFRGGSSEPVQFVIGGSDYSELQTWAEKLEQAAEESPYMEGASTNYSEKTPELVVTIDRERAAELGISVADISDTLEIMLGGKTETTYVERGEEYDVYLRGDENHFNNANDLSQIYMRTKSGELVTLDAVTSIEEVASSTRLSHYNKQKAITIKANLSDGYTLGEALDFMDSQAIEMLPGDISVSYAGESKDFKENQSSILVVFGLALLVAYLVLAAQFESFVNPLVVMFTVPMGVFGGFLGMVIMQQGLNIYSQIGMIMLIGMVTKNGILIVEFANQLRDKGIEFEKAIIDASARRLRPIMMTAFTTLAGAIPLILSTGAGYESRVAVGTVIFFGMAFATLVTLFVIPAMYRLISARTQSPGHVEAELNKALSHDVKARTSHGELNDA; via the coding sequence ATGTTGTTATCTGATGTTTCCGTTAAACGTCCGGTAGCGGCTATCGTTCTGAGCTTGCTGCTCTGTGTGTTCGGTATCGTGTCGTTTAGCAAACTCGCCGTGCGAGAAATGCCGGATATCGAGAACCCTGTAGTCTCTATCTCTACTCGCTATGAAGGGGCGTCAGCCACTATTATCGAGAGTCAGATAACGTCGGTTATCGAAGACCAGTTATCAGGCATAAGCGGTATCGACGAAATTGAATCGACGACGCGTAACAGCATGTCCCGTATTACGGTGACGTTTGAACTCGGCTATGACCTAAACACGGGTGTCAGCGATGTTCGAGATGCGGTTGCTCGTGCGCAGCGCTCGCTCCCTGATGAAGCGGATGATCCGCTTGTTTTCAAAAACAATGGTAGTGGTGAGGCCTCGGTCTATATCAACCTTAGCTCATCGGAAATGGATCGTACTCAGCTGACCGACTACGTTAACCGCGTTTTGGTCGATCGCTTTAGTTTAATAAGCGGCGTGAGTTCTGTTGATGTTTCTGGTGGTCTATATCAGGTCATGTACATCAAACTGAAACCTGCCTACATGGCTGGGCGAGGTGTGACGACGTCTGATATTACCTCGGCACTGCGAACCGAGAACATTGAAAGCCCGGGTGGTGAAGTGCGTAATGATGCGACAGTGATGTCGGTACGTACTGCTCGTGCTTATAATACACCAATCGACTTTGAGTACTTGGTAGTAAAGCGAGCAAGTGACAATACACCTATCTATCTAAAAGATGTCGCTGATGTCTATGTCGGTGCCGAGAACGAAAACTCTACCTTTAAGAGTGATGGTGTCGTCAACGTCAGTATGGGTATCGTCCCTCAGTCTGATGCCAACCCGCTAGAAATGGCTGATCTTGTTCATAAAGAAGTTGAGCAGTTGCAGCAATTCCTGCCAAATGGCACTCGATTGGCTATCGATTACGACTCAACTGTTTTTATCGATCGCTCAATCTCTGAGGTCTACAACACGTTATTTATCACTGGCGGCTTGGTTATTCTGGTTCTCTATATCTTCATTGGCCAGGCTCGAGCAACGTTGATTCCGGCGGTGACGGTACCCGTTTCATTGATTTCATCATTTATCGCAGCTTATTTCTTTGGCTTCTCTATCAACCTGATTACTTTGATGGCACTTATTCTGTCTATCGGCCTAGTCGTGGATGATGCCATCGTTGTTGTCGAGAACATATTCCACCATATTGAACGTGGTGAATCTCCGCTGCTAGCGGCCTATAAGGGAACTAGAGAAGTTGGTTTTGCGGTTATAGCAACCACCTTGGTACTGGTGATGGTTTTCCTACCTATTTCGTTTATGGACGGGATGATTGGCTTGCTGTTTACCGAGTTCTCGGTGTTGCTAGCCATGTCGGTGATCTTCTCTTCACTGATTGCCTTGACGCTAACACCAGTATTAGGCAGTACGATCCTAAAAGCGAATGTTAAGCCAAACCGCTTCACACAGTTTGTCGATCGTGGCTTTAAAAAGTTAGAACGCGGTTACAAGCTGGCGTTGGCGAAAGCCCTCAAGCTTCGCTGGGTAGCACCGATTGTTATCATCGCTTGTGTTGGCGGCAGTTTCCAACTGATGCAACAGGTGCCTGCGCAGTTAACTCCATCAGAAGACCGAGGCGTAATCTTTGCCTTCGTTCGTGGTGCCGACGCGACCAGCTATAACCGTATGGCAGCGAACATGGACATCGTTGAAGAGAGGCTAATGCCTTTGCTTGGACAAGGCTTCTTGAAGTCGTTTAGTATTCAGTCCCCTGCATTTGGCGGTAATGCTGGTGACCAGACTGGTTTCGTAATTATGATTCTAGAAGACTGGAATGACCGAGATGTAACAGCGCTTGAAGCACTCGGTGAAGCTAGACAAGCACTTGCGGGTATTGCCGATGTTAAAGTTTACCCATTTATGCCTGGCTTTAGGGGTGGTTCTAGTGAGCCTGTTCAGTTTGTGATTGGTGGCTCAGATTACTCTGAACTACAAACATGGGCGGAAAAACTTGAGCAAGCAGCGGAAGAATCGCCATATATGGAGGGGGCAAGCACGAATTACTCCGAGAAAACTCCTGAGCTGGTGGTAACCATTGATCGTGAGCGTGCAGCTGAGCTCGGTATTAGTGTCGCAGATATTTCCGATACGCTAGAAATCATGCTAGGTGGTAAAACTGAAACGACCTATGTTGAGCGCGGTGAAGAGTACGACGTGTATTTGCGCGGCGATGAGAATCACTTTAATAACGCCAACGATTTAAGCCAAATCTACATGCGAACCAAATCCGGTGAGCTTGTTACACTTGATGCAGTGACGTCGATTGAAGAAGTGGCGTCCTCGACGCGTTTGTCGCACTACAATAAGCAGAAAGCGATTACCATCAAGGCTAACCTATCCGATGGTTACACCTTGGGTGAAGCACTGGACTTTATGGACAGTCAAGCTATTGAGATGCTGCCGGGGGATATCTCGGTGAGCTATGCTGGTGAGTCGAAAGACTTCAAAGAGAATCAATCGAGTATCTTGGTAGTCTTTGGTTTGGCACTACTGGTTGCTTATCTTGTACTTGCGGCTCAGTTTGAGAGCTTTGTGAACCCGCTAGTGGTGATGTTTACCGTGCCTATGGGTGTATTTGGTGGCTTCTTGGGTATGGTTATCATGCAACAAGGGCTAAACATCTATAGTCAGATCGGCATGATCATGCTTATCGGTATGGTAACCAAAAACGGTATCTTGATTGTTGAGTTTGCGAACCAGCTTCGCGACAAAGGCATTGAGTTTGAAAAAGCCATCATTGACGCTTCGGCGAGACGTCTACGTCCAATCATGATGACGGCCTTTACTACGCTAGCAGGTGCAATCCCGCTTATCCTTTCGACAGGGGCGGGCTATGAGAGCCGTGTCGCGGTAGGTACGGTCATCTTCTTCGGTATGGCGTTTGCGACCTTGGTTACCTTGTTCGTTATCCCAGCGATGTATCGTTTGATATCGGCGCGCACTCAATCGCCAGGTCACGTTGAGGCCGAGCTAAATAAAGCGCTTAGCCACGATGTGAAAGCGCGAACCAGTCATGGTGAGTTAAACGACGCATAG
- a CDS encoding efflux RND transporter periplasmic adaptor subunit translates to MKNKTIMGLLALSILCVSPATLAKGKAGARAVSVVTEQVAIHQVSQSLSLVGKLEADESVIISSEVNGIVDRIQVTANQTVEKGQLLVQLNDDKALAAVAEASAYVRDQKRILAEFERLVDRNAITKTEIDAQKAAVDIGNARLDAANANLNDLYIEAPFAGTVGLIDFSRGKLVNVGTELLTLDDLSTMQLDLQVPESYLPMLERGMDVTALTAAWGTRVFTGKVVAIDTRVNQETLNLRVRIHFENEDSRLKPGMLAQARMEFPPIEAPIIPVQALEYSGTKRYVYVVDDNNKAHRTEVFLGARVGNQVVIEKGIEIGQRIVVQGIVNMRDGASVSEVNANGEPSAARMKGNKKPTDKEAS, encoded by the coding sequence ATGAAAAATAAAACCATAATGGGTTTGCTGGCACTGTCTATTCTCTGTGTTTCACCAGCAACCTTAGCCAAAGGAAAGGCTGGCGCTAGGGCGGTTTCTGTCGTGACTGAGCAAGTTGCCATTCATCAAGTTTCCCAGTCACTGTCTCTTGTCGGCAAATTAGAAGCTGACGAATCGGTGATTATCTCTTCTGAAGTCAATGGCATTGTCGACCGCATTCAGGTTACCGCGAACCAAACCGTTGAAAAGGGACAACTCCTTGTCCAATTGAACGACGACAAAGCGCTCGCGGCGGTTGCAGAAGCAAGCGCTTACGTCCGTGACCAAAAGCGTATCCTTGCTGAGTTCGAACGCTTAGTTGATCGCAACGCGATTACCAAAACAGAAATCGATGCTCAGAAGGCCGCTGTTGATATCGGTAACGCGCGTCTAGATGCGGCTAATGCCAACCTCAACGATCTTTATATAGAAGCTCCTTTTGCAGGTACAGTGGGTCTTATTGATTTCAGCCGCGGTAAGTTAGTGAATGTAGGTACTGAATTGCTGACATTAGATGACTTATCGACGATGCAGCTCGATCTTCAAGTTCCTGAAAGCTATCTTCCAATGCTCGAGAGGGGTATGGATGTTACCGCGCTTACTGCAGCATGGGGCACTCGAGTATTCACCGGTAAAGTTGTTGCGATAGATACTCGCGTGAATCAAGAAACGCTGAACCTGCGTGTTCGTATTCATTTTGAAAACGAAGACAGCCGCTTAAAACCAGGTATGCTGGCACAGGCTCGTATGGAGTTCCCACCAATTGAAGCGCCAATTATCCCAGTTCAAGCATTGGAATATTCAGGCACTAAACGCTACGTGTATGTTGTCGACGATAACAATAAAGCCCATCGCACTGAAGTTTTCTTGGGCGCTCGTGTGGGTAACCAAGTTGTGATTGAGAAAGGGATTGAAATTGGTCAGCGCATTGTGGTGCAGGGCATTGTTAACATGCGCGATGGTGCTTCCGTCTCTGAAGTCAACGCGAATGGTGAGCCAAGTGCTGCTCGCATGAAAGGCAACAAAAAGCCAACGGATAAGGAAGCCAGCTAA
- a CDS encoding glutathione S-transferase family protein: MGKLVEGVWHDVWYDTKASGGKFVREDAGFRNWVENRADAEFQPESGRYHLYVSLACPWAHRTLIFRSLKGLEPHIDVTVVCPDMLSEGWAFGLPEPLFGFTKMHQVYTQAKPDYTGRVTVPVLWDKKTNTIVSNESSEIIRMFNSAFNELTGNHDDYYPESLRAGIDHWNEFVYPNINNGVYRCGFATSQDAYEEAFHSLFDALDKIEEHLATSRYLVGDRLTEADWRLFTTLVRFDAVYVGHFKCNKKRIADYSNIQGYLKELYQVEGVSATTDMYHIKRHYYFSHTGINPTQVVPLGPELDLDSPHGRESIGG; encoded by the coding sequence ATGGGGAAATTAGTAGAAGGTGTTTGGCACGATGTTTGGTATGACACCAAAGCCTCTGGTGGTAAATTTGTCCGTGAAGACGCTGGTTTTCGCAACTGGGTTGAGAATCGAGCGGATGCTGAGTTTCAACCTGAATCTGGCCGTTATCATCTTTATGTGTCGTTAGCGTGTCCTTGGGCACATAGAACTCTGATATTCCGTTCACTTAAGGGGCTTGAGCCGCATATTGATGTCACTGTCGTTTGCCCCGATATGCTATCAGAAGGCTGGGCGTTTGGTCTTCCAGAGCCTCTGTTTGGATTCACCAAAATGCACCAGGTGTATACTCAAGCGAAGCCTGATTATACTGGTAGAGTTACTGTGCCTGTATTATGGGATAAGAAAACCAACACCATAGTAAGCAACGAATCTTCTGAAATTATTCGAATGTTTAACTCCGCGTTCAACGAATTAACCGGAAATCATGACGACTACTATCCAGAATCACTGCGTGCTGGCATTGATCACTGGAACGAGTTTGTCTATCCCAACATCAACAATGGCGTGTATCGCTGCGGTTTTGCCACCTCTCAAGATGCTTATGAAGAAGCATTCCATAGCTTGTTTGATGCTCTAGATAAGATCGAAGAGCACCTAGCAACGTCGCGTTATCTCGTCGGTGATCGATTAACCGAGGCCGATTGGCGCTTGTTTACTACCTTGGTTCGCTTTGACGCTGTATATGTTGGTCACTTCAAATGTAATAAAAAACGCATTGCGGATTACTCGAACATTCAAGGCTATCTAAAAGAGTTGTATCAAGTCGAAGGGGTGAGTGCAACAACCGATATGTATCATATCAAGCGTCATTATTACTTTAGTCACACGGGAATTAACCCAACGCAAGTAGTGCCGCTTGGGCCTGAATTGGATCTCGATTCACCACACGGGCGTGAATCCATAGGTGGATAG
- the oppF gene encoding murein tripeptide/oligopeptide ABC transporter ATP binding protein OppF has translation MTNNKELLLDVKELKVHFSIASKSAWPWSKPANLKAVDGVNVRLYEGETLGVVGESGCGKSTFARAIIGLVEATDGEVMWLGQDLTKMREVERRNTRKEIQMIFQDPLASLNPRMTVGDIIAEPLETFYPELSKEEVKDRVREMMTKVGLLPNVINRYPHEFSGGQCQRIGIARALILKPKMIICDEPVSALDVSIQAQVVNLLKELQKELGLSLVFIAHDLSVVKHISDRVLVMYLGNAVELGESEALFADPKHPYTRALMSAVPIPDPKLERFKTIQMLEGDLPSPINPPSGCVFRTRCPQATEQCAQQKPTIQGTDVHAVSCLNVTV, from the coding sequence ATGACAAATAACAAAGAACTACTTCTAGACGTTAAAGAGCTTAAAGTTCACTTTAGCATTGCTTCCAAGTCTGCATGGCCTTGGAGCAAACCTGCCAACCTTAAAGCGGTAGACGGCGTGAATGTTCGTTTATACGAAGGCGAAACGCTAGGCGTAGTAGGCGAATCTGGTTGTGGTAAATCGACATTTGCGCGTGCCATCATCGGTCTAGTTGAAGCAACAGACGGTGAAGTGATGTGGCTTGGTCAAGACTTGACTAAGATGCGTGAAGTTGAGCGTCGTAATACGCGTAAAGAGATCCAAATGATATTCCAAGATCCTTTGGCATCGCTTAACCCGCGTATGACTGTCGGTGACATCATCGCTGAACCGCTAGAAACCTTCTATCCAGAGCTTTCTAAAGAAGAGGTCAAAGACCGTGTTCGTGAAATGATGACTAAGGTAGGCCTACTACCAAACGTTATTAACCGTTACCCACACGAGTTCTCTGGTGGTCAGTGTCAGCGTATCGGTATCGCTCGTGCGCTTATTCTAAAACCTAAGATGATCATCTGTGACGAGCCTGTATCGGCACTGGATGTATCGATCCAGGCTCAGGTAGTTAACCTTCTCAAAGAGCTACAAAAAGAGTTAGGTTTGAGTTTAGTTTTCATTGCCCACGATTTGTCGGTAGTAAAACACATTTCTGATCGCGTATTGGTGATGTACCTAGGCAACGCTGTAGAGTTAGGTGAATCTGAAGCACTGTTTGCAGATCCTAAGCACCCATACACGCGTGCGCTGATGTCAGCAGTACCTATACCTGATCCTAAGCTAGAGCGCTTTAAGACGATTCAAATGCTGGAAGGCGATCTACCTTCACCAATTAACCCACCATCGGGTTGTGTGTTCCGCACGCGCTGTCCACAAGCGACAGAGCAGTGCGCACAACAAAAACCAACAATACAGGGAACGGACGTACACGCAGTGTCGTGCCTAAACGTAACTGTTTAG
- a CDS encoding ABC transporter ATP-binding protein translates to MSLLDVKDLRVEFTTQDGIVTAVNDLNFSLNQGETLGIVGESGSGKSQTVFSIMGLLAKNGIISGSAKFEGKEILNLPEKELNKVRAEQIAMIFQDPMTSLNPYMKVSDQLMEVLMLHKGMGKAEAFEESVRMLEAVKIPEARKRITMYPHEFSGGMRQRVMIAMALLCRPKLLIADEPTTALDVTVQAQIMDLLNELKSELNTAIIMITHDLGVVAGSCDKVLVMYAGRTMEYGTVDEIFYNPSHPYAEGLLKAIPRLDTEGEILPTIPGNPPNLLRLPPGCPYQERCHRATPQCSVEAPKLENFGQGRQRACFSDWEAWAK, encoded by the coding sequence ATGAGCTTATTAGATGTAAAAGATCTGCGTGTCGAATTTACCACGCAGGACGGTATTGTTACCGCGGTTAACGACCTCAACTTCTCACTGAACCAAGGCGAAACGCTCGGTATCGTAGGTGAGTCAGGTTCGGGTAAATCTCAGACTGTATTCTCTATCATGGGTCTGCTTGCGAAAAACGGCATCATCTCTGGTAGTGCTAAGTTTGAAGGCAAAGAGATCCTTAACCTGCCTGAGAAAGAGCTAAACAAGGTTCGTGCAGAACAAATCGCGATGATCTTCCAAGATCCAATGACCTCGCTAAACCCTTACATGAAGGTGAGCGACCAGTTGATGGAAGTACTCATGCTTCACAAAGGCATGGGCAAAGCAGAAGCATTCGAAGAGTCAGTTCGCATGCTTGAAGCCGTTAAGATCCCTGAAGCGCGTAAGCGTATCACCATGTATCCGCATGAGTTTTCAGGCGGTATGCGTCAGCGTGTAATGATTGCAATGGCGCTACTATGTCGTCCAAAGCTTTTGATTGCCGATGAGCCAACAACGGCACTTGATGTAACCGTTCAAGCACAGATCATGGATCTTCTGAACGAGCTTAAATCAGAATTGAATACCGCAATCATCATGATCACCCACGACCTGGGTGTGGTTGCAGGTTCTTGTGACAAAGTACTAGTGATGTATGCGGGTCGTACTATGGAGTACGGCACAGTAGATGAAATCTTCTACAACCCAAGTCACCCATACGCAGAAGGTCTACTAAAAGCGATCCCTCGTTTGGATACTGAAGGTGAAATTCTACCAACGATTCCAGGCAACCCACCTAACTTGCTGCGCCTACCACCTGGCTGTCCTTACCAAGAGCGTTGTCACCGTGCAACACCTCAGTGTAGCGTAGAAGCACCAAAGCTAGAGAACTTTGGTCAAGGTCGTCAACGTGCGTGTTTTTCTGATTGGGAGGCTTGGGCCAAATGA